From Spirosoma agri, one genomic window encodes:
- a CDS encoding 3-keto-disaccharide hydrolase, with the protein MKNAPLSLAICVGIVGLAFTHSATAQPEPSKQTPQSTEIWEPVPPVVTPGMNSANTTGFTPPSDAIVLFDGKNTDQWVAIKGYAPSSWEKTNEGPLKWPVENGIMYSTKGFSARSKKEFNDFQLHIEFKTPEKVEGTGQGRGNSGIFLQGRYELQVLDNYENPTYVDGMVGSIYKQAIPLANPSRKPGEWQTYDVIYQAPKFNKAGMMSDFAYVTVLLNGILVQNHTAIRGTTEYIGYPKVQPHGAGPILLQDHGNPVGFRNIWVREL; encoded by the coding sequence ATGAAAAACGCTCCGTTATCGCTCGCTATTTGCGTTGGTATCGTAGGCTTAGCCTTTACCCACTCAGCCACGGCTCAGCCTGAACCGAGTAAGCAAACACCCCAGTCCACCGAGATATGGGAACCTGTTCCGCCTGTTGTTACGCCCGGTATGAACTCCGCAAATACGACGGGTTTCACCCCACCATCCGATGCTATTGTACTTTTCGATGGTAAGAACACCGACCAGTGGGTGGCTATCAAAGGGTACGCCCCGTCCAGCTGGGAAAAAACCAACGAAGGACCGCTGAAATGGCCGGTAGAGAATGGGATCATGTACTCAACGAAGGGTTTTTCGGCCCGTTCAAAGAAAGAGTTCAATGATTTTCAGCTTCACATTGAATTCAAAACACCCGAAAAGGTAGAAGGTACCGGTCAGGGCCGTGGTAACAGTGGTATCTTCTTGCAAGGTCGTTACGAATTGCAGGTACTCGATAACTACGAAAACCCAACATACGTCGACGGTATGGTAGGCTCGATCTACAAACAGGCGATTCCGCTGGCCAATCCCAGCCGTAAACCAGGTGAGTGGCAAACGTATGATGTCATCTATCAGGCACCAAAATTCAACAAAGCGGGTATGATGAGCGATTTCGCTTATGTAACGGTGCTACTCAACGGCATACTGGTACAGAATCATACGGCCATTCGCGGAACGACCGAATATATTGGTTACCCAAAAGTGCAACCTCACGGTGCCGGTCCGATTCTGCTTCAGGATCATGGCAATCCGGTTGGTTTCCGTAACATCTGGGTGCGGGAATTGTAG
- a CDS encoding SixA phosphatase family protein — protein sequence MRSFFLSIILLALLAGCSTTTVYIVRHAEKVDDSDSTNLSPAGFARAAALAETLGDRGIDSIFSTPYRRTRQTAEPLAKRIGVSIVDYAAKPADIAERVGRIRNKTVLVVGHSNTILDIAKGLGTQPAMTKIESGDFDNLLRVRIHRGPFRKSVDLTQTTYGQLTAP from the coding sequence ATGCGCTCTTTCTTCCTTTCTATAATTCTGCTTGCGCTGCTGGCAGGCTGTTCTACAACCACGGTCTACATCGTTCGTCACGCCGAAAAAGTCGACGACAGCGATTCGACGAATCTTAGTCCGGCGGGTTTCGCGCGGGCTGCTGCACTAGCCGAAACATTGGGCGATCGGGGAATCGATTCCATCTTCTCAACACCCTACCGACGCACGCGCCAAACCGCCGAACCACTGGCCAAACGCATTGGCGTGAGCATCGTTGATTACGCGGCCAAACCAGCCGATATTGCTGAACGCGTCGGGCGAATCCGGAACAAAACGGTTCTCGTTGTTGGCCATAGTAATACCATTCTGGACATCGCGAAAGGGCTCGGTACGCAACCGGCAATGACTAAAATAGAGTCCGGAGATTTCGACAACTTACTGCGGGTACGCATCCACCGTGGACCATTCCGGAAGTCGGTCGACCTAACACAAACGACCTACGGCCAGCTAACGGCTCCTTAA
- a CDS encoding M56 family metallopeptidase, with the protein MSGLPYFLVTSLYMLLFYSCYWLFLRQNTFFGLNRAYLLTSILLSLVLPFLHLPGGASDALPVGTITLADFTVGVAPAQTDGLTVTQWIWLIYGLGIVSMLIRLGLNLRSVFRLIRSGSSQRQTDFTLVRLRSDSSPSFSFGRYLVLNRTDSLNQPAALLRHEEAHIRQRHTADVLFLELVQVAFWFNPVLWLYKHALQEVHEFLADRAVLKTPQPDYPHQLVAYALNVPAAALITPFVSKSTLKQRIVMLQKPASNHRALLGYALVLPFATLLAMCTQQERDLPQSATAQVTARKAVKVEGEVLTVVENNPEFPGGMKKMGEYLQQNLKYPAAAQKVNAQGRVFVNFIVTKTGEITDVQLLKGIGFGADEEAVRAVARMPRWKPGTQNGQAVNVRYNLPINFQLDEKTADNKSAFSGAKQFLIDGKKVTEAELTEFSPDKIKRMDVDKDKGIISITTK; encoded by the coding sequence ATGAGCGGTCTTCCTTATTTTCTCGTCACCAGTCTTTACATGCTGTTGTTCTACAGTTGCTACTGGCTTTTCCTGCGCCAAAACACGTTTTTCGGGCTGAACCGGGCCTATCTGCTTACCTCGATTCTTCTGTCGCTGGTGCTGCCCTTCCTCCACCTACCGGGCGGTGCTTCCGATGCATTACCAGTGGGCACGATTACCCTGGCAGATTTTACGGTTGGTGTAGCTCCCGCTCAGACCGATGGATTGACCGTAACGCAGTGGATATGGCTGATTTATGGTCTGGGTATCGTGTCCATGCTTATTCGCCTGGGTCTGAACTTGCGTTCTGTTTTCCGGCTTATCCGGAGCGGTTCATCCCAAAGACAGACGGATTTTACACTCGTGCGCCTACGCAGCGATTCGTCTCCCTCCTTTTCGTTTGGGCGGTATTTGGTGCTTAACCGCACGGACTCGCTAAACCAGCCCGCTGCGTTACTCCGGCATGAAGAAGCGCATATTCGCCAGCGCCATACCGCCGATGTTCTATTCCTGGAGCTGGTCCAGGTTGCCTTCTGGTTCAATCCGGTCCTGTGGCTCTATAAACACGCCTTGCAGGAAGTTCACGAATTTCTGGCCGACCGGGCCGTGCTGAAAACGCCACAGCCTGACTATCCGCATCAACTGGTTGCTTACGCACTTAACGTACCGGCAGCCGCGCTCATTACCCCTTTTGTGTCTAAATCAACCCTTAAACAACGAATTGTTATGTTGCAAAAACCCGCTTCCAATCACCGGGCACTGCTTGGCTATGCCCTTGTTCTCCCATTTGCCACGCTGCTGGCTATGTGTACACAGCAGGAACGTGATCTTCCGCAAAGTGCTACAGCCCAGGTTACGGCTCGTAAAGCCGTGAAGGTGGAAGGTGAGGTACTTACGGTCGTCGAGAATAACCCTGAATTTCCGGGTGGCATGAAAAAGATGGGCGAATACCTACAACAGAATTTAAAATACCCCGCAGCCGCTCAGAAAGTCAATGCACAGGGCCGGGTGTTCGTCAATTTTATTGTCACAAAAACGGGCGAAATTACTGATGTTCAACTGTTGAAAGGCATTGGCTTCGGTGCTGATGAGGAAGCTGTGCGGGCAGTGGCGCGGATGCCCCGCTGGAAACCAGGCACGCAAAATGGGCAGGCGGTGAACGTTCGCTACAATCTCCCGATCAACTTTCAACTGGACGAAAAAACCGCCGATAACAAGTCGGCGTTCAGTGGGGCAAAACAGTTTCTGATTGATGGCAAAAAAGTAACGGAAGCCGAATTGACCGAATTCTCTCCTGACAAAATCAAGCGCATGGACGTCGACAAGGATAAAGGCATAATTTCGATCACGACCAAGTAA
- a CDS encoding M56 family metallopeptidase, with product MTALDYFLKANLYGLLFTGCYWLLLRRHTFFGLNRAYLLVSVLLTLALPLVSIPTRTVEELPIPTGVITIPTAPLLITEASPSVAAAGSDWEWMGRLAYALVALGLLIRLTIRIRSLLLFIQHAQRQSYDRYTLVEAIDLTTPTFSFFRYIILNPADRQNDQILNHELVHVRQKHSIDVMSLALLRALLWACPALWLLDRMLRQVHEFLADQHTDQPTHYAHFLVAYSFGLRPGPLTNGFFNPSLLKQRVQMLHRRATTRWALGKYVLILPLALALLAMTTAQEQIKAVVNQATDEPITVSGRVTNSAGKPLAGGHVGVANTGKGTTTDRNGFYRLTNVPKSSQLAYSYLGYRMDVLQLDAFDHQIRNNTLTVSPKLTPIIEDELPAMGATAMYRAVKPNPAIPLVSPPSSQTINGKVLTAVEEKAVFPTGVPGLMQYVAHSLRYPAKAKAAGIEGDVYVLFTILPTGAVSEASVNKNTERVGGGCEEEAIRVVSHMPKWIPAKQNGKAVAVRYQIPIRFALETNDDKRTGQFRTNSLDTKRAVFALSLPDTIGRKQAASVTIRAKGPLGQLGPGPLYILDDVEVPGDTVKSMNPKTISNVNVLKDASAMAQYGERGRNGVVIITTKKQ from the coding sequence ATGACCGCCCTCGACTATTTCCTGAAAGCCAACCTATACGGCCTGTTGTTCACGGGCTGTTACTGGTTGCTGTTGCGCCGACACACATTCTTCGGGTTAAACCGGGCGTATCTGCTGGTGTCTGTGCTGTTGACCCTAGCCTTACCGCTCGTCAGTATTCCCACTCGAACCGTTGAGGAGTTGCCCATACCAACCGGAGTCATCACCATACCAACAGCACCGCTGCTCATAACCGAGGCAAGTCCATCAGTAGCCGCAGCGGGTTCTGACTGGGAATGGATGGGTAGGCTGGCCTACGCACTGGTAGCTTTAGGGTTATTGATTCGTCTGACCATCCGGATCAGAAGCCTGCTCCTGTTTATACAGCATGCTCAACGGCAGTCCTATGATCGCTACACACTTGTAGAGGCTATCGATTTAACGACACCGACGTTCTCGTTCTTTCGGTACATTATTCTGAACCCAGCCGACCGCCAGAATGACCAGATTCTGAACCATGAGTTAGTCCACGTTCGGCAAAAGCACAGCATCGATGTAATGAGCCTGGCCCTGCTGCGAGCCTTACTCTGGGCGTGTCCTGCTTTATGGCTGCTCGATCGTATGCTCCGGCAGGTGCACGAATTTCTGGCCGATCAGCACACGGACCAACCAACTCACTATGCCCATTTTCTGGTTGCCTACAGCTTCGGGCTGCGACCTGGTCCGCTAACGAACGGCTTTTTCAATCCATCACTGCTAAAACAACGTGTTCAGATGCTGCATCGCCGTGCCACGACCCGGTGGGCTTTGGGAAAATACGTACTGATTCTTCCGCTCGCGCTTGCCTTGTTGGCCATGACCACGGCACAGGAGCAGATCAAAGCGGTCGTGAATCAGGCAACGGATGAGCCGATTACCGTATCGGGGCGAGTAACCAACTCGGCGGGCAAACCGCTGGCGGGGGGGCACGTGGGTGTTGCCAATACGGGTAAGGGCACCACAACCGACCGAAACGGTTTTTATAGACTCACTAATGTACCGAAGTCGTCGCAACTGGCCTACAGCTACCTGGGTTATCGAATGGATGTGTTGCAACTGGACGCATTTGATCATCAGATCCGGAATAACACGCTGACAGTGAGCCCAAAATTGACCCCGATTATCGAAGATGAATTACCGGCAATGGGGGCAACGGCTATGTACAGAGCCGTTAAACCGAACCCGGCCATACCATTGGTAAGCCCGCCATCATCACAAACGATCAACGGTAAGGTGCTGACGGCAGTGGAAGAAAAAGCTGTTTTCCCGACGGGTGTTCCGGGTCTGATGCAGTACGTTGCGCATTCATTACGCTATCCCGCCAAGGCTAAAGCGGCTGGTATTGAAGGCGATGTATATGTCCTTTTCACCATACTGCCAACGGGTGCGGTCAGTGAAGCCAGCGTGAACAAAAACACCGAACGGGTTGGTGGAGGTTGCGAAGAAGAAGCCATTCGCGTTGTGAGCCACATGCCGAAATGGATTCCGGCGAAACAAAACGGTAAAGCGGTGGCCGTACGCTATCAGATTCCAATTCGCTTTGCGCTGGAAACGAACGACGACAAACGAACAGGGCAATTCCGGACAAATAGCCTGGATACTAAACGGGCAGTCTTTGCCCTCTCCCTACCCGACACTATTGGCCGAAAGCAAGCGGCCAGCGTAACTATTCGGGCAAAAGGTCCACTGGGCCAGTTGGGCCCCGGACCACTCTATATACTGGATGATGTGGAGGTTCCGGGCGATACCGTGAAATCAATGAATCCCAAAACGATCAGCAATGTCAATGTTCTGAAAGACGCATCAGCAATGGCACAATATGGCGAAAGGGGCAGAAATGGCGTCGTCATCATAACCACGAAAAAACAATGA
- a CDS encoding BlaI/MecI/CopY family transcriptional regulator, whose amino-acid sequence MPLRELTKAEEEIMRVLWQLKKGFVKDVLTELPEPKPAYNTVSTIIRILEKKEMVGYTAYGKTHEYYPLITEEEYRRFQTEQLMANYFDNSLKKLVSFFVQDKNISLSEADEIINLLNKKKDQ is encoded by the coding sequence ATGCCGTTGCGCGAACTCACAAAAGCCGAAGAAGAAATCATGCGGGTGCTATGGCAACTCAAAAAAGGCTTCGTCAAAGATGTGCTGACTGAACTGCCCGAACCCAAACCAGCATACAATACCGTCTCGACGATTATCCGGATTCTGGAGAAAAAAGAGATGGTCGGCTACACCGCCTACGGCAAAACGCACGAATATTATCCGCTCATTACGGAAGAAGAATACCGCCGTTTTCAGACCGAGCAATTGATGGCGAACTACTTCGATAATTCGCTCAAAAAGCTGGTATCGTTTTTCGTGCAGGATAAAAATATCAGCCTTTCCGAAGCCGATGAAATCATTAACCTCCTAAACAAAAAGAAAGACCAATGA
- a CDS encoding SDR family oxidoreductase, with the protein MHTPLISASQPANATGSVNAPTILITGATGTIGTELSRILSERAVPFRVMVRSPKDVRRFENLTGADVVIGDFNDVDTITPALAGIERAFLLTNSSEQAEQQQLDFVAEAQRSGVRHLVKLSQFAASLDSPVRFLRYHAAVEQAIEASGLDFTFLRPNLFMQGLLGFRASIVEQGFFFAAIGDARISTIDIRDIAAVAAEALTGSGHERNIYTLTGPEALTHTEMANTLSAALERPVSFVDVPATAMRDALLNAGFPAWQADGLLEDYAHYSRNEASGITSDVETVTGKPPRTFATFAHEYAPAFLGSVNIH; encoded by the coding sequence ATGCATACGCCGTTAATTTCCGCTTCACAACCCGCAAACGCAACAGGTTCAGTCAACGCACCGACCATTCTTATTACCGGGGCTACCGGTACCATTGGGACTGAACTCAGCCGGATTTTATCCGAACGGGCCGTACCGTTTCGAGTTATGGTCCGATCACCAAAAGACGTACGGCGATTCGAAAACCTGACCGGGGCTGACGTTGTCATCGGTGATTTCAACGATGTAGATACAATCACCCCGGCGCTGGCTGGTATCGAACGAGCCTTCCTCCTGACGAACTCATCGGAACAGGCCGAACAGCAGCAGCTCGATTTCGTCGCGGAAGCGCAGCGGAGTGGCGTCAGACACCTTGTCAAGTTATCGCAGTTCGCGGCTTCGCTGGATTCGCCGGTACGGTTCCTGCGTTACCATGCCGCCGTTGAACAGGCCATTGAGGCATCTGGACTGGATTTCACGTTCCTTCGTCCAAATTTGTTCATGCAGGGATTGCTCGGTTTTCGAGCCTCGATTGTGGAGCAGGGCTTCTTCTTTGCTGCGATTGGTGATGCCCGCATCAGTACCATCGACATACGCGATATTGCAGCCGTTGCGGCTGAGGCACTGACGGGTTCCGGCCATGAACGCAACATCTATACGCTTACGGGTCCCGAAGCGCTAACCCATACGGAAATGGCCAACACCTTATCAGCTGCGCTTGAGCGGCCCGTTTCTTTTGTCGATGTACCGGCCACGGCGATGCGGGACGCCTTGCTCAATGCCGGCTTTCCGGCGTGGCAGGCCGATGGTTTACTGGAAGACTATGCGCACTACAGTCGCAACGAAGCATCAGGTATTACGTCGGATGTTGAGACCGTGACGGGCAAGCCACCCCGAACGTTTGCCACATTTGCGCATGAGTACGCACCCGCCTTTCTGGGGTCGGTCAATATCCATTGA
- the treY gene encoding malto-oligosyltrehalose synthase, which yields MYNPVSTYRIQFQKEFNFDQFDKLALPYFHNLGVSTIYASPVFVAVPESVHGYDSVDPNTINPEIGTEDQLRAINQRLQQAGMGWLQDIVPNHMAYHATNHWLMDTLEKGSLSRFAAFFDTSLSTSFFQGRIMAPFLSESLDETLKKGDLTLDYADAQFVLALGETKLPLKPGSYATVLKAGADKPSDAIAQLLDQLDQIRHIDEPEAYTIAWAEFRQQLGALTKSDSIDAYIQDCLKAVNNTLPVLHQLADEQHYRFCEEPETRAAMTYRRFFAVNDLICLNMDDETVFQQHHHLTANLVKDGIFKGLRIDHIDGLFDANRYLDRLRALTGEDTYIVAEKILQADEDLPEHWPIQGTSGYDFLALVNNLLTNQQSETTFRDFYHALIGSDTPLPERIRDRKAYFLAQFMGGELTNLHTYFLDLNLASEAELAELAEGALKQTIGELLIECPVYRYYGNQLPLADDESEAFRAMLRAVQKTKPELASAITLLEKTILEKPVAADADFNRRATSFYMRLMQFSGPLMAKGVEDTLLYTYNCFVGRNEVGDSPERFGMSIDAFHRAMQNRQRSWPLAQNATATHDTKRGEDVRARLNVLTDLPDEWLAEVQAWQQLNTAKKKVGEDTATVPDQNDEYFIYQNLLGAYPMPGVDSPGRSAGAVDSPSVDSPGMHEDDFPERFQDYLEKALQEAKRHTTGWTVDDPYSEGVKSFTNQLLDREGTFWTRFESFHRQIADFGVLNSLTQLVLKFTCPGVPDIYQGTEGWDLSLVDPDNRRPVDFDRRQQWLSELQSSADTTNETRWLDLWQNRFDGRIKFWFMHTLLQQRQQHTALFSDGDYLALVVEGPHRDYVLAFARRLGDSWFVVMVPLHAAQLCRQQGKDVLNIDWQDTYVVLPDDAPETWTTDQDQAIGSTNNRLSVQTCFNPLPIGLLRNPS from the coding sequence ATGTACAATCCAGTTTCTACGTACCGCATTCAGTTTCAGAAAGAATTCAATTTCGACCAGTTTGATAAGTTAGCACTTCCCTACTTCCACAATCTTGGCGTATCCACCATTTACGCATCGCCGGTTTTTGTGGCTGTCCCCGAAAGTGTTCATGGGTACGATAGTGTCGATCCCAACACCATAAACCCGGAGATTGGCACGGAGGATCAGCTACGGGCGATCAATCAGCGACTGCAACAGGCAGGAATGGGTTGGTTACAGGACATTGTTCCCAATCATATGGCCTATCATGCCACGAACCACTGGCTGATGGATACGCTGGAAAAAGGGTCGTTATCCCGTTTTGCGGCTTTTTTCGATACCTCACTGTCTACATCATTCTTTCAGGGTCGAATCATGGCTCCCTTCCTTAGTGAATCGCTGGACGAAACGCTAAAAAAAGGTGACCTGACACTCGACTACGCCGACGCGCAGTTTGTGTTGGCACTTGGGGAGACCAAACTACCGCTGAAGCCAGGGAGCTACGCAACAGTTCTGAAAGCAGGTGCCGACAAACCATCCGACGCCATAGCTCAATTGCTCGATCAACTCGACCAGATTCGGCACATTGACGAGCCCGAAGCGTACACCATTGCCTGGGCTGAATTTCGGCAGCAGTTAGGCGCATTGACCAAATCAGACTCGATTGACGCGTACATTCAGGACTGTCTGAAAGCCGTAAACAATACCTTGCCGGTGCTGCACCAGCTGGCGGACGAACAGCATTACCGCTTTTGCGAAGAGCCAGAAACGCGAGCAGCCATGACATACCGCCGTTTTTTTGCGGTCAATGACCTGATCTGCCTGAACATGGACGACGAGACCGTTTTCCAGCAACACCATCACCTGACAGCGAATCTTGTCAAAGACGGAATTTTTAAGGGACTCCGGATTGATCATATTGACGGCTTGTTCGACGCGAACCGCTACCTGGATCGGCTGCGGGCGTTGACCGGTGAAGACACGTATATCGTAGCGGAAAAAATACTTCAAGCGGACGAAGACTTACCTGAACACTGGCCGATACAGGGAACATCGGGGTATGATTTTCTGGCGCTGGTGAACAATCTGTTAACGAACCAGCAAAGCGAAACCACCTTCCGAGATTTTTACCATGCACTGATTGGTAGCGACACCCCCCTGCCGGAACGCATCCGGGATCGAAAAGCGTATTTTCTGGCTCAATTCATGGGGGGTGAACTTACCAACCTTCATACGTATTTTCTCGACCTGAACCTGGCCAGCGAAGCCGAACTGGCGGAGCTCGCTGAAGGTGCGTTAAAGCAGACGATCGGCGAATTGCTGATCGAATGTCCGGTTTACCGCTACTACGGTAACCAGTTGCCACTGGCCGACGATGAGTCCGAAGCCTTCCGGGCAATGCTCCGTGCGGTACAGAAAACGAAACCTGAACTGGCCTCGGCTATTACATTGCTGGAAAAAACGATACTGGAAAAACCAGTGGCGGCCGATGCTGATTTCAACCGGCGGGCTACCTCTTTTTATATGCGGCTCATGCAATTTTCGGGGCCGCTAATGGCCAAAGGGGTTGAAGATACGCTGCTGTATACGTACAATTGTTTTGTTGGTCGCAACGAGGTCGGTGATTCGCCCGAACGGTTTGGTATGTCGATAGACGCCTTTCACCGGGCGATGCAGAATCGGCAACGCTCCTGGCCACTGGCCCAGAATGCCACCGCCACGCATGATACCAAACGGGGCGAAGATGTACGCGCGCGACTCAACGTGCTGACCGACCTGCCCGACGAATGGCTGGCCGAAGTTCAGGCGTGGCAACAGCTAAACACAGCTAAAAAGAAAGTAGGCGAAGACACCGCGACCGTACCAGACCAGAACGACGAATACTTCATCTACCAAAATTTGCTCGGTGCTTACCCGATGCCCGGCGTGGATTCGCCCGGCCGGTCCGCCGGTGCGGTGGATTCGCCCAGCGTGGATTCGCCGGGCATGCATGAGGATGACTTTCCGGAACGGTTTCAGGACTACCTGGAAAAAGCGTTACAGGAAGCCAAACGGCATACAACTGGCTGGACGGTCGATGACCCTTATAGTGAAGGCGTCAAGTCCTTTACTAACCAGTTACTGGACCGTGAAGGTACGTTCTGGACACGATTCGAGTCTTTTCACCGCCAAATAGCGGACTTTGGCGTGCTCAACTCCCTGACTCAGCTCGTGCTTAAATTTACGTGTCCCGGTGTCCCTGACATTTATCAGGGAACGGAAGGTTGGGATTTGAGCCTCGTCGATCCAGATAACCGACGACCCGTCGATTTTGACCGTCGGCAACAGTGGCTGTCCGAACTACAATCCAGTGCCGACACCACGAACGAAACCCGTTGGCTCGATCTCTGGCAAAATCGCTTCGATGGCCGGATCAAATTCTGGTTTATGCATACCCTACTCCAGCAACGCCAGCAACACACGGCCTTGTTCTCCGACGGCGATTACCTAGCGTTAGTTGTGGAAGGACCTCACCGCGACTACGTGCTGGCCTTTGCCCGGCGGCTCGGTGATTCGTGGTTTGTCGTTATGGTTCCGCTTCACGCTGCCCAACTCTGTCGTCAACAGGGCAAAGACGTTCTTAACATCGACTGGCAGGATACTTATGTCGTATTGCCAGACGACGCGCCCGAAACATGGACGACCGATCAGGATCAGGCAATCGGCAGCACGAACAATCGTCTTTCCGTGCAAACCTGTTTTAATCCGTTACCAATCGGTCTTTTACGCAACCCTTCGTAG
- the treZ gene encoding malto-oligosyltrehalose trehalohydrolase, producing MNESLISRRTLGVTFTADGATVRVWAPLAETLSIRLCQQDLVIPLQNDGSYWQTTTDQLQSGDTYTFVLNNVERSDPASLSQPEGVHGPSQAIDTARFVWTDANWANIPLDEYLMYELHTGTFSPEGTFAGIEAKLDYFVELGINAIELMPVAQFPGTRNWGYDGVCPYAVQNSYGGAAGLQQLVDACHRKGLAVILDVVYNHMGPEGNHFTDYGPYFTNKHRTPWGDALNFDDTDSDNVRRYFVENVLMWFRDFHIDALRLDAVHAIHDESDLHILREIKQYTDLLMQETGRQHYLIIESDQNETRFIQPIASDGYGMDAQWNDEFHHALRVTAGGERSGYYADYEGIRHLAKSYRDAYVYDGTYMARRAKIVGKSTASHPGQQFVVFSQNHDQIGNRMLGERPSQLVSFSMQKLMAGAVMSSPFLPMLFMGEEWGELNPFLYFVSHSDPSLIEAVRQGRKREFAAFQTSVEAPDPQAEQTFDQSKLMWDRLTQEPHQTLFRYYQTLLALRKQSSLRHPNRESVAVVMDEVKQTLTLIRQHQPDASLVCLMNFSPQPEALILPTSVQPWKKLIDSADPQWLGPLASPPEIAGDASVLVQAESILIYTTGSTS from the coding sequence ATGAACGAATCTTTAATCAGCCGACGAACGCTTGGCGTAACGTTCACTGCCGATGGTGCCACCGTGCGGGTTTGGGCACCGCTGGCCGAAACCCTGTCCATTCGCCTTTGCCAACAGGATCTGGTCATTCCACTCCAGAACGACGGTTCGTACTGGCAAACGACAACAGATCAGCTTCAATCCGGTGACACGTACACATTCGTTCTGAACAACGTCGAACGGTCTGATCCGGCATCGCTGTCGCAGCCGGAAGGCGTTCACGGACCCTCGCAGGCAATCGATACGGCCCGGTTCGTCTGGACAGATGCCAACTGGGCCAATATACCGCTGGACGAGTACCTGATGTATGAGCTTCACACCGGCACGTTCTCGCCCGAAGGTACGTTTGCCGGTATCGAGGCCAAGCTTGATTACTTCGTCGAACTAGGCATCAACGCCATTGAATTAATGCCGGTAGCGCAGTTCCCCGGTACACGCAACTGGGGCTACGATGGCGTCTGTCCGTATGCCGTCCAGAACTCCTACGGCGGAGCAGCCGGCTTGCAGCAACTGGTCGATGCCTGCCACCGAAAAGGGTTAGCGGTGATCCTCGACGTTGTTTACAACCACATGGGGCCGGAAGGCAATCACTTTACGGACTACGGTCCCTATTTCACGAACAAACACCGAACGCCTTGGGGTGACGCGCTCAACTTCGACGATACCGACAGCGACAATGTCCGGCGTTATTTTGTCGAGAATGTGCTGATGTGGTTTCGTGATTTTCACATCGATGCCCTTCGTCTGGACGCGGTTCATGCCATTCATGATGAGAGCGACTTGCATATCCTTCGCGAAATCAAACAGTATACGGATCTACTCATGCAGGAAACTGGTCGGCAACATTACCTCATTATTGAGTCCGATCAGAACGAAACCCGGTTCATTCAACCCATAGCCAGTGATGGCTACGGCATGGATGCGCAGTGGAACGATGAGTTTCACCATGCCTTACGCGTTACGGCCGGTGGCGAGCGAAGCGGCTATTATGCCGATTATGAAGGCATCCGGCACCTGGCTAAATCCTACCGCGACGCATATGTATACGACGGCACCTATATGGCCCGACGCGCGAAGATTGTCGGAAAGTCAACGGCCAGCCATCCCGGTCAGCAGTTTGTCGTTTTCTCGCAAAACCACGATCAGATTGGCAATCGGATGCTGGGCGAGCGGCCAAGTCAGCTGGTTAGTTTTTCCATGCAGAAACTGATGGCTGGCGCCGTGATGAGCAGCCCGTTTTTGCCAATGCTGTTTATGGGCGAAGAATGGGGCGAACTGAATCCGTTTCTGTATTTCGTCAGCCATTCTGACCCATCGCTGATCGAAGCGGTTCGGCAGGGGCGCAAGCGGGAATTTGCGGCCTTTCAAACATCAGTTGAAGCCCCCGATCCGCAAGCCGAGCAGACATTTGATCAATCAAAACTGATGTGGGATCGGCTGACGCAGGAACCGCACCAGACCCTGTTTCGCTATTACCAAACCCTGCTGGCTCTCCGGAAACAATCGTCCTTACGTCACCCCAACCGCGAGTCGGTGGCTGTCGTGATGGACGAGGTTAAGCAAACGCTCACGCTCATTCGTCAGCATCAGCCCGATGCGTCGCTCGTTTGCCTGATGAATTTCTCACCGCAGCCCGAAGCCCTGATCCTGCCGACCAGTGTTCAGCCCTGGAAAAAACTGATCGACTCAGCCGATCCGCAATGGCTTGGTCCGCTGGCATCCCCACCAGAAATAGCGGGTGATGCATCCGTTCTGGTACAGGCCGAATCCATTCTGATTTATACGACTGGCTCGACCTCCTGA